Proteins from a single region of Flaviflexus salsibiostraticola:
- the aroC gene encoding chorismate synthase — protein sequence MTAGESHGPALVGVIEGLPAGIEVQSSDISSALARRRLGAGRGSRQKFEKDELEILAGIRHGVTIGSPIALVIRNSEWPKWTKVMSPDPVDPADLLIDAGTGDEREISRNKKLTRPRPGHADLVGMMKYGFDDARPVLERASARETATRVALGEVAARFLDQAAGIQLVSHVVRVGSVEVPEGTDQPWPGDVTALDEDPARCFDAATSEEMQNEIRRATKDGDTLGGVVEVLAYGMPPGLGSYISGRTKLDARLAQSLMSIQAVKGVEVGDGFTTAARRGSEAHDEIVVREGRIVRKTNRAGGTEGGMSNGEVLRVRAAIKPISTVPRALSTIDTVTGEESTAIHQRSDTSAVVPAAVIAEAMVALTLAEALLDKTGGDSVAEVRRNLAAYLASRPVTMS from the coding sequence ATGACTGCTGGAGAATCACACGGCCCCGCACTGGTCGGGGTCATCGAGGGACTGCCCGCCGGGATTGAGGTTCAATCCTCCGATATCAGCTCTGCGCTGGCCCGTCGCCGGCTCGGGGCGGGCCGGGGTTCGCGGCAGAAGTTCGAGAAGGATGAGCTCGAGATCCTTGCCGGCATCCGCCACGGCGTCACCATCGGCTCGCCGATCGCCCTCGTCATCCGCAACTCCGAATGGCCGAAGTGGACGAAGGTCATGAGCCCGGACCCGGTCGACCCGGCCGACCTCCTCATCGACGCAGGCACGGGCGATGAGCGGGAGATCTCCCGCAACAAGAAGCTGACCCGCCCCCGTCCCGGCCACGCCGACCTCGTCGGCATGATGAAGTACGGCTTCGACGATGCTCGGCCGGTGCTCGAGCGGGCCTCGGCCCGCGAGACCGCGACGCGCGTCGCCCTCGGCGAGGTCGCCGCACGCTTCCTCGACCAGGCCGCCGGCATCCAGCTCGTCTCCCATGTCGTCCGCGTCGGCTCCGTCGAGGTGCCTGAGGGCACCGACCAGCCGTGGCCGGGCGATGTCACCGCCCTCGATGAGGATCCGGCGCGCTGCTTCGACGCCGCGACGTCGGAGGAGATGCAGAACGAGATCCGCCGGGCTACGAAGGACGGCGACACCCTTGGCGGTGTCGTCGAGGTCCTCGCCTACGGCATGCCTCCCGGTCTCGGCTCCTACATCTCCGGACGGACGAAGCTCGATGCTCGACTCGCCCAGTCCCTCATGTCCATCCAAGCCGTCAAGGGCGTTGAGGTCGGCGACGGCTTCACGACCGCGGCCCGCCGCGGCTCCGAGGCGCACGACGAGATCGTCGTCCGCGAGGGCCGGATCGTCCGGAAGACCAACCGCGCCGGCGGCACCGAGGGCGGCATGTCGAATGGCGAGGTGCTGCGGGTCCGTGCCGCGATCAAGCCGATCTCGACCGTGCCCCGTGCGCTGTCGACCATCGACACGGTGACGGGCGAGGAGTCGACCGCCATCCACCAGCGCTCCGACACGTCCGCGGTCGTGCCCGCCGCCGTCATCGCCGAGGCCATGGTGGCGCTCACTCTCGCTGAGGCTCTGCTCGACAAGACCGGGGGAGACTCGGTCGCCGAGGTCCGTCGGAACCTCGCCGCCTACCTGGCGTCCCGCCCGGTGACCATGTCATGA
- the aroB gene encoding 3-dehydroquinate synthase, with translation MTRPYAVFVGLPGSGKSTMARHVAELLGLESADSDDLITQRGMSIPDIFATAGEAGFRKVEERVIIEALSSFSGVLALGGGAITSPGVRRALRGHRVVLINGDHDVLLDRVSRHPDRRPLLAEDPEANLAALRAQREPLYQQVASLTVTTDSRPPNRLARELRDRLEKDSRTIDVVDYAVHVGRHMLPRVAQAAAGASSALIVHPAVLTDAAESVQAEMIRRGIPTRRHIVPDGEAQKHSSELVRAWDRLGEMTMGRDGVIVGLGGGATTDLAGFIAATWLRGVDLIQVPTSLLGMVDAAVGGKTGIDIPAGKNLVGAFHKPVTVIADLDFLATLPAEELTAGLGEVIKCGWIADEAILGLDAVALKNPGSDALLEAIVRSISVKAAVVTEDFLEAGTREFLNYGHTLAHAIEKVENFTVRHGEAVAIGSVFAAALAREAGFRDLVAEHIESFTKVGLPVTYRGGMREELTAAMYSDKKVRAGRLRFVLLEEQGRPVIYEPTPDQIERSWEAIGA, from the coding sequence ATGACCCGCCCCTACGCAGTCTTCGTCGGCCTGCCGGGCTCGGGGAAGTCGACCATGGCGCGCCATGTCGCCGAGCTTCTCGGCCTCGAGTCAGCCGATTCGGATGATCTCATCACCCAGCGGGGGATGAGCATCCCCGACATCTTCGCCACTGCCGGCGAGGCCGGCTTCCGGAAGGTCGAGGAGCGGGTCATCATCGAAGCGCTCTCCTCCTTCTCGGGAGTGCTCGCCCTCGGCGGGGGTGCCATCACGAGCCCCGGCGTCCGCCGGGCGCTGCGCGGGCACCGCGTTGTCCTCATCAACGGAGACCACGATGTGCTCCTCGATCGGGTCTCCCGACACCCGGACCGCAGGCCGCTCCTGGCCGAGGATCCGGAGGCGAACCTCGCGGCGCTCCGCGCCCAGCGTGAGCCGCTCTACCAGCAGGTCGCGAGCCTGACGGTGACAACCGACAGCAGGCCCCCGAACAGGCTTGCGCGTGAGCTGCGGGACAGGCTCGAGAAGGACAGCAGGACGATCGACGTCGTCGACTATGCGGTCCACGTCGGCCGGCACATGCTGCCCCGTGTCGCCCAGGCGGCCGCGGGAGCCTCTTCCGCTCTCATCGTCCACCCCGCCGTCCTCACGGACGCCGCGGAGTCGGTTCAGGCGGAGATGATCCGCCGCGGGATCCCCACCCGCCGCCACATCGTGCCAGACGGTGAGGCACAGAAGCATTCGAGTGAGCTCGTCCGGGCCTGGGACAGGCTGGGGGAGATGACGATGGGCCGCGATGGCGTCATCGTCGGCCTCGGCGGGGGAGCGACCACCGATCTCGCCGGCTTCATCGCCGCCACGTGGCTGCGCGGAGTCGACCTCATCCAGGTCCCGACCTCGCTGCTCGGCATGGTCGATGCGGCCGTCGGCGGGAAGACCGGCATCGACATCCCGGCGGGCAAGAACCTCGTCGGCGCCTTCCATAAGCCCGTCACCGTCATCGCCGATCTCGACTTCCTCGCCACCCTTCCGGCCGAGGAGCTGACGGCCGGTCTCGGCGAGGTCATCAAGTGCGGCTGGATCGCGGACGAGGCAATTCTCGGTCTCGATGCGGTGGCACTCAAGAACCCGGGCAGCGACGCCCTCCTCGAGGCGATCGTCCGCTCGATCAGCGTCAAGGCCGCCGTCGTCACGGAGGACTTCCTCGAAGCGGGGACGCGCGAGTTCCTCAATTACGGGCACACGCTCGCCCACGCGATCGAGAAGGTCGAGAACTTCACGGTCCGCCACGGTGAGGCTGTTGCCATCGGCTCCGTCTTCGCCGCAGCCCTCGCCCGCGAGGCGGGCTTCCGCGACCTCGTTGCGGAGCACATCGAGTCCTTCACGAAGGTTGGTCTGCCTGTCACGTACCGGGGTGGGATGCGAGAGGAGCTCACCGCGGCCATGTACTCCGACAAGAAGGTGCGAGCCGGCAGGCTCCGCTTCGTCCTCCTCGAGGAGCAGGGCCGGCCCGTCATCTACGAACCCACGCCCGATCAGATCGAACGCTCGTGGGAGGCGATCGGCGCATGA
- a CDS encoding shikimate dehydrogenase family protein, producing the protein MKRAGVAGSPIAHSLSPTLHGAAYRSLGVDIEYGKYETTAAEIKPLLDRLDESWVGLSLTMPLKQVVIEHLDFVDGLAKTVGAVNTVCYQPANNLKVGFNTDVYGIAQAIREEGEISVPSAIILGARATASSALAACVELGVKDHLTLAARNHGGPGSAVAAASRMSLSPKLTKLDERLVPALPGTGLLISSLPAGIADTLAQQIDEQAPDLSGLMVLDVVYHPWPSELVRATQNRGARIVPGWAMLLHQAVSQVRLFTNRTPDVGVMREALLEELGRR; encoded by the coding sequence GTGAAGCGAGCAGGTGTCGCAGGATCTCCGATCGCCCACTCCCTCTCACCGACACTCCACGGCGCGGCCTATAGGTCGCTCGGCGTCGACATCGAGTACGGGAAGTACGAGACGACGGCTGCGGAGATCAAGCCGCTCCTCGACCGGCTCGACGAGTCGTGGGTGGGCCTATCGCTCACCATGCCGCTCAAGCAGGTCGTCATCGAGCATCTCGACTTCGTCGATGGGCTTGCGAAGACCGTCGGCGCGGTCAATACGGTCTGCTACCAGCCCGCCAACAATCTCAAGGTCGGGTTCAACACGGACGTGTACGGCATCGCGCAGGCGATCCGCGAGGAGGGGGAGATCTCCGTCCCCTCCGCCATCATCCTCGGCGCCCGCGCCACCGCCTCATCCGCCCTCGCGGCCTGCGTCGAGCTCGGGGTCAAGGACCACCTCACCCTCGCCGCTCGCAACCACGGCGGCCCCGGCTCAGCGGTTGCCGCGGCGTCCCGCATGAGCCTGAGCCCGAAGCTGACGAAGCTCGATGAGCGGCTCGTGCCCGCCCTGCCCGGCACGGGCCTCCTCATCTCCTCCCTGCCCGCAGGGATCGCCGACACCCTCGCCCAGCAGATCGACGAGCAGGCACCCGACCTGTCGGGCCTCATGGTCCTCGACGTCGTCTACCACCCGTGGCCGAGCGAGCTCGTCCGTGCCACCCAGAACCGCGGTGCTCGGATCGTCCCCGGGTGGGCCATGCTCCTCCACCAGGCCGTCTCCCAGGTCCGGCTCTTCACGAACAGGACGCCGGATGTCGGCGTCATGAGGGAGGCCCTGCTCGAGGAGCTCGGGCGGCGATGA
- the mltG gene encoding endolytic transglycosylase MltG produces the protein MGDIFEAFSDEEPTPQRVREDRRRRRRTRSAAVIVAILAVLAGVTFAVLPNVQSWISSNPLGEIFGDEVEDYGEGEEGDPVQITIPQGSTGADMATILASADVVASREAFINAFTADANAGSIQPGTYELPTKISGQRAVTLLKDHAGQRIDMQITIPEGFTRTQVHERVANIMDVPIEDVVAASEDTEAIGLPAEAGGNVEGWYMPQTYMFNPDTPVSEILGDMIAARVAELDGLEVPAEQRQELLIKASILEREVNQADYYPMVARVIENRLVDTASVNGRLQMDSTVLYGVGKSGGIPTRADLDNDNPYNSYLYPGLPPGPIGAPGDDAIRGILNPAEGDWLYFVTVDLYTGETLFAATLEEHNANKLLLDQWLAENPDYGSATAPAQEEAGGDE, from the coding sequence ATGGGGGACATATTCGAGGCCTTCAGCGATGAAGAGCCGACGCCGCAGCGCGTCCGCGAGGACCGCCGCCGCAGGCGGCGCACCCGCTCCGCAGCTGTCATCGTCGCCATCCTCGCCGTGCTGGCGGGCGTGACCTTCGCGGTTCTTCCCAACGTCCAATCCTGGATCTCCTCCAACCCCCTCGGAGAGATCTTCGGCGATGAGGTCGAGGACTACGGTGAGGGCGAGGAGGGTGACCCCGTCCAGATCACGATTCCCCAGGGCTCGACGGGCGCCGATATGGCGACGATCCTCGCCTCCGCCGATGTGGTCGCCTCCCGCGAGGCCTTCATCAACGCCTTCACTGCCGATGCGAATGCGGGCAGCATCCAGCCCGGCACGTACGAGCTGCCGACGAAGATCTCCGGCCAGCGGGCCGTCACTCTTCTCAAGGATCACGCGGGCCAGCGGATCGACATGCAGATCACGATTCCCGAGGGCTTCACCCGCACCCAGGTCCACGAGCGGGTCGCGAACATCATGGACGTGCCGATCGAGGATGTTGTCGCGGCGTCGGAGGACACCGAGGCGATCGGTCTGCCCGCCGAGGCGGGCGGCAACGTCGAGGGCTGGTACATGCCCCAGACCTACATGTTCAACCCCGATACTCCGGTGAGTGAGATCCTCGGCGACATGATCGCCGCCCGGGTCGCCGAGCTCGATGGCCTCGAGGTCCCGGCCGAGCAGCGCCAGGAGCTCCTCATCAAGGCCTCGATCCTCGAGCGCGAGGTCAACCAGGCGGACTACTACCCGATGGTCGCCCGCGTCATCGAGAACCGTCTCGTCGACACGGCCTCTGTCAACGGCAGGCTGCAGATGGACTCGACGGTCCTCTACGGAGTCGGCAAGTCCGGCGGTATTCCCACCCGCGCCGACCTCGACAACGACAACCCCTACAACTCCTACCTCTACCCGGGCCTGCCGCCCGGACCGATCGGGGCCCCGGGGGACGACGCCATCAGGGGCATCCTCAACCCCGCCGAGGGGGACTGGCTCTACTTCGTCACGGTCGACCTCTACACGGGTGAGACCCTCTTCGCCGCCACCCTCGAGGAGCACAACGCGAACAAGCTCCTCCTCGACCAGTGGCTGGCCGAGAACCCCGACTACGGCTCGGCGACCGCGCCGGCCCAGGAAGAGGCGGGTGGTGACGAGTGA
- the alaS gene encoding alanine--tRNA ligase: MRTSEIRTRWLDYFRRHDHHIADSVSLVSPDPSILFTIAGVVPFIPYIIGTEEAPWPRAASVQKCIRTNDIENVGRTTRHGTFFQMNGNFSFGDYFKEGAIDLAWGLLTGSLDEGGYGLDGDRLWVTIWEEDDETYDIWTKKIGLDPKHIVKLTREEIFWSTGQPGPAGPCAEIHYDRGPEFGPEAVGGNVDPGGDRYLEVWNLVFDQYLRGEGAGSDYPLLGELDRKAIDTGAGLERIAYLLQGKNNMYEIDEVFPVIQRTEELTGKTYGADTEDDVKMRIIADHVRSSLMLIGDGVRPGNDGRGYVLRRLIRRAVRSVRLLGVDEVAMPALLPVSKDVMAASYPGLETDFDRISQIAYAEEEAFRRTLQSGTAIFEGAVRRLKSSGATPVLTGSDAFTLHDTYGFPIDLTLEMAEEAGVQVDADGFTALMKEQKERARADAQAKKTGHVDVQVYSELLGRKGKTQFLGYTDTATDGRVIGILVDGQPSPAAEAPAEIEVILDQTPFWAEQGGQLADHGTISVAGGGLVDVHDVQSPVKGLIVHRGTLTEGAIALEDTVHAQIDVTRRGQIARAHTATHMVHKALHEHLGEQATQAGSENSPSRMRFDFRHGQQVPTDILSSIEARVNERLQENLSVTDEVMSLDEAKKQGATALFGEKYGDVVRVVSIGGEWSKELCAGTHVPETGTIGLVSVLGEASIGSGVRRIDALVGAGAYAEGAKERAILSQVSSQLGARTTELPDRIAALMNRLKAAEKELAAMRTAQLMAGAEQIAQSATRHGDVLYATKDLGDGATGDDLRTLALDVRARLGSEPAVVAIFGQSKGRPTVVIATNEAAREKGVKAGALVKVASGILGGGGGGKDDVAQGGGQDASKIAEASAAVASAL, from the coding sequence ATGCGCACTTCTGAAATTCGGACACGCTGGCTGGATTACTTCCGCAGGCATGACCACCACATCGCCGACTCGGTCTCTCTCGTGTCGCCCGATCCGTCGATCCTCTTCACGATCGCCGGCGTGGTCCCCTTCATCCCCTACATCATCGGGACGGAAGAGGCTCCCTGGCCGCGTGCGGCCTCCGTGCAGAAGTGCATCCGCACCAACGACATCGAGAACGTCGGCCGGACCACCCGCCATGGCACGTTCTTCCAGATGAACGGCAACTTCTCGTTCGGCGACTACTTCAAAGAGGGCGCCATCGATCTCGCGTGGGGCCTGCTGACCGGCTCGCTCGACGAGGGCGGCTACGGCCTGGACGGCGACCGCCTCTGGGTCACCATCTGGGAGGAGGACGATGAGACGTACGACATCTGGACGAAGAAGATCGGCCTCGATCCCAAGCACATCGTCAAGCTGACCCGCGAAGAGATCTTCTGGTCGACCGGCCAGCCCGGCCCCGCCGGCCCCTGCGCCGAGATCCACTACGACCGCGGCCCCGAGTTCGGTCCCGAGGCCGTGGGCGGCAACGTCGATCCGGGCGGCGACCGCTATCTCGAGGTGTGGAACCTCGTGTTCGACCAGTACCTGCGCGGCGAGGGTGCGGGATCCGATTACCCGCTGCTCGGCGAGCTCGACCGGAAGGCGATCGATACGGGCGCCGGCCTCGAGCGCATTGCCTACCTGCTCCAGGGCAAGAACAACATGTACGAGATCGACGAGGTCTTCCCCGTCATTCAGCGCACGGAGGAGCTGACCGGCAAGACCTACGGCGCCGACACGGAAGATGATGTGAAGATGCGCATCATCGCCGACCACGTGCGCTCCTCCCTCATGCTCATCGGTGACGGCGTCCGTCCCGGTAACGATGGCCGCGGCTACGTGCTCCGCCGCCTCATCCGCCGTGCCGTCCGCTCGGTTCGCCTCCTCGGAGTCGACGAGGTCGCAATGCCGGCTCTTCTTCCCGTCTCGAAGGACGTCATGGCGGCCTCCTACCCGGGCCTCGAGACCGACTTCGACCGTATCTCCCAGATCGCCTACGCCGAGGAGGAGGCCTTCCGCAGGACCCTCCAGTCCGGCACGGCGATCTTCGAGGGTGCGGTGCGCAGGCTCAAGTCCTCGGGTGCCACCCCGGTGCTGACGGGCTCGGATGCATTCACGCTCCATGACACGTACGGTTTCCCGATCGACCTCACGCTCGAGATGGCGGAGGAGGCCGGTGTCCAGGTCGACGCCGATGGCTTCACCGCACTCATGAAGGAGCAGAAGGAGCGCGCCCGCGCCGACGCGCAGGCGAAGAAGACCGGGCACGTCGATGTCCAGGTCTACTCGGAGCTGCTCGGACGCAAGGGCAAGACCCAGTTCCTTGGATACACGGACACCGCGACCGATGGCCGCGTCATCGGTATCCTCGTCGACGGCCAGCCCAGCCCCGCGGCTGAGGCTCCCGCCGAAATCGAGGTCATCCTCGACCAGACGCCCTTCTGGGCAGAGCAGGGCGGCCAGCTCGCCGACCACGGCACGATCTCGGTGGCCGGCGGCGGACTCGTCGACGTCCACGACGTCCAATCCCCGGTCAAGGGCCTTATCGTCCACCGCGGCACGCTGACCGAGGGTGCGATCGCGCTTGAGGACACCGTCCACGCCCAGATCGATGTCACCCGACGCGGGCAGATCGCCCGCGCCCACACGGCGACCCACATGGTCCACAAGGCGCTGCACGAGCACCTTGGCGAGCAGGCGACGCAGGCCGGTTCGGAGAACTCCCCGTCCCGCATGCGGTTCGACTTCCGCCACGGCCAGCAGGTGCCGACCGACATCCTCTCCAGCATCGAGGCACGCGTCAACGAGCGCCTCCAGGAGAACCTCAGCGTCACCGATGAGGTCATGAGCCTCGATGAGGCGAAGAAGCAGGGCGCGACCGCCCTCTTCGGCGAGAAGTACGGTGATGTCGTCCGTGTGGTCTCGATCGGCGGGGAGTGGTCGAAGGAGCTCTGCGCGGGCACCCACGTTCCCGAGACCGGGACCATCGGTCTCGTGTCCGTCCTCGGTGAGGCCTCGATCGGCTCCGGCGTGCGCCGCATCGACGCCCTTGTCGGTGCCGGCGCCTACGCCGAGGGTGCGAAGGAGCGGGCGATCCTCTCCCAGGTCTCCTCCCAGCTCGGCGCGCGGACCACGGAGCTTCCCGACCGCATCGCCGCTCTCATGAACCGCCTCAAGGCCGCCGAGAAGGAACTGGCCGCGATGCGGACCGCCCAGCTCATGGCCGGCGCCGAGCAGATCGCCCAGAGCGCGACGCGCCACGGTGATGTGCTGTACGCCACGAAGGACCTCGGTGACGGGGCCACGGGCGATGATCTGCGCACCCTCGCGCTCGATGTCCGGGCCAGGCTCGGCTCCGAGCCCGCGGTTGTCGCGATCTTCGGCCAGTCGAAGGGTCGCCCCACGGTCGTCATCGCGACGAACGAGGCGGCCCGCGAGAAGGGCGTCAAGGCTGGCGCTCTCGTCAAGGTCGCCTCGGGGATCCTCGGCGGCGGCGGTGGCGGCAAGGACGATGTCGCTCAGGGCGGCGGCCAGGATGCCTCGAAGATCGCCGAGGCATCGGCTGCGGTAGCGAGCGCCCTCTGA
- the ruvX gene encoding Holliday junction resolvase RuvX — MRRGVRLAFDVGRARIGVAACDAQSILCTPVETLYRDKRGVGHLDDVDDLIDEYRPIEIIVGLPKNMDGTEGMSARDARKFARQVALRHRDIAVRLVDERLTTVSAHRALHESGRSMRSHRAVVDQVSAVLILELALEIEEKTGEPAGEQVSRKGPDGGHIRGLQR, encoded by the coding sequence ATGCGACGCGGTGTGCGCCTGGCCTTCGATGTGGGCCGGGCGCGCATCGGCGTCGCCGCGTGCGACGCGCAGTCGATCCTCTGCACACCCGTCGAGACCCTTTACCGCGACAAGCGGGGCGTGGGCCACCTCGACGATGTTGATGACCTCATCGACGAGTACAGACCGATCGAGATCATCGTCGGCCTGCCGAAGAATATGGACGGCACCGAGGGAATGTCGGCCCGGGATGCCCGGAAGTTCGCCCGTCAGGTAGCGTTACGCCATCGTGATATTGCTGTACGTTTAGTTGACGAAAGACTGACAACAGTCAGCGCGCACCGTGCCCTGCACGAGTCAGGCCGTTCCATGCGCTCCCACCGAGCCGTGGTCGACCAGGTCTCCGCCGTCCTCATCCTGGAGCTGGCGCTCGAGATCGAGGAGAAGACCGGGGAGCCGGCGGGCGAGCAGGTGAGCAGAAAGGGACCCGATGGGGGACATATTCGAGGCCTTCAGCGATGA
- a CDS encoding prepilin peptidase: protein MNWTRGVAAPWLAAGALLGAAGGLAAAWGAEFGATTVLAGLLFGVLGILFVIDARTGYLPDPWIIAAAALVALHPVAIALTVDPFVGGFLFLLAAVGASLGFALFSLARTLSKDQLGFGDVKLAAVLGGWLLPLGWGALGIGVAATAVIGAAWLGVALARGRRAAPYGPAMILGAILATGLI from the coding sequence ATGAACTGGACCCGGGGCGTTGCCGCCCCCTGGCTCGCGGCCGGCGCCCTCCTCGGTGCCGCGGGCGGCCTTGCCGCCGCGTGGGGAGCCGAGTTCGGCGCCACGACCGTTCTCGCCGGACTCCTGTTCGGTGTGCTCGGGATCCTCTTCGTCATCGATGCGCGGACGGGCTACCTGCCCGACCCGTGGATCATCGCCGCGGCAGCGCTCGTCGCCCTCCATCCCGTCGCCATCGCGCTCACCGTTGACCCGTTCGTCGGCGGCTTCCTCTTCCTCCTTGCGGCCGTCGGGGCCAGCCTCGGCTTCGCCCTATTCTCGCTCGCTCGGACGCTGTCGAAGGACCAGCTGGGCTTCGGTGACGTCAAGCTCGCAGCGGTCCTCGGGGGCTGGCTGCTGCCGCTCGGCTGGGGCGCGCTCGGCATCGGTGTCGCCGCGACTGCGGTCATCGGCGCTGCGTGGCTGGGCGTGGCGCTCGCCCGCGGCCGCAGGGCCGCGCCCTACGGTCCGGCGATGATCCTCGGGGCGATACTGGCAACCGGCCTCATCTGA